The following coding sequences lie in one Kryptolebias marmoratus isolate JLee-2015 linkage group LG5, ASM164957v2, whole genome shotgun sequence genomic window:
- the LOC108243877 gene encoding zinc finger and BTB domain-containing protein 24-like, translated as MSNIEMLRLLINQRLTAAAEEIFTVFGRTIAEYEEEISRSKLEIDRQRRLLDLSRKPRVCLQVDSSAIPEQQLNSSSDQNEEEPPCIKLEDEDLLIDEEEDVPQMLEQNGASFVLYQSSAVRTQQDRSHRALLSQDLQDSEFQLQPGTSVQQTGSDLSEEEPGACEAALGSSQFDCGELEAPPPEGVDTYICTICGPVFAQRSHWAKHLRGHQIGDTKVDKSFTCNICGKRLTRSDGYQKHLRVHTGEKPYCCNVCGRRFSNNSNYRRHIRKHAGQKSQQS; from the exons ATGTCGAACATTGAGATGTTGAGACTTTTGATAAACCAGCGGCTCACTGCGGCCGCGGAGGAGATCTTCACCGTGTTCGGGAGGACCATAGCGGAATACGAGGAGGAGATCTCCCGCTCCAAGCTGGAGATTGACCGCCAGCGCCGCCTGCTGGACCTCTCCAGGAAGCCCAGGGTTTGTCTGCAGGTCGACAGCTCAG CCATCCctgaacagcagctgaactCCAGTTCGGATCAGAACGAAGAGGAACCTCCTTGCATCAAATTGGAGGACGAGGATCTGCTGATAGATGAAGAGGAAGACGTACCTCAGATGTTGGAGCAGAACGGTGCCAGCTTTGTCTTGTATCAGAGCAGTGCAGTGAGGACGCAGCAGGACAGAAGCCACAGAGCGTTGTTGAGCCAAGACCTGCAGGACTCAGAGTTTCAGCTGCAGCCCGGTACCTCAGTCCAGCAAACGGGCTCTGACCTCAGTGAGGAGGAACCTGGAGCTTGTGAGGCAGCTTTAGGAAGCAGCCAGTTTGACTGCGGGGAACTGGAAGCTCCACCACCAGAAGGTGTGGACACGTACATTTGCACCATCTGTGGCCCGGTGTTTGCTCAGCGCAGCCACTGGGCTAAACATTTACGAGGACACCAGATCGGTGACACAAAAGTCGACAAGTCGTTCACATGCAATATTTGTGGGAAGAGACTCACACGGTCTGATGGCTACCAGAAACACCTGAGGGTGCACACGGGTGAGAAGCCATACTGCTGTAACGTGTGCGGCCGCAGGTTCAGCAACAACTCAAACTACAGACGGCACATTCgcaaacatgcaggacagaaaTCCCAGCAGAG